The window TGAAGTTGGTTGAAATCGACCAATCATTATTAAGCCGTTCACTAAATGAAGGTTTCTCAGGTGGTGAGAAAAAAAGAAATGAAATTTTCCAAATGGCGATGCTTGAGCCTACCCTATCTATTCTAGATGAAACTGATTCTGGTTTAGATATTGATGCGCTAAGAATTGTAGCAAATGGTGTAAATAAGCTTAAAAGTGATGACAACGCTTCCATAGTGGTTACTCACTATCAGAGATTATTAGATTATATCGTTCCAGATTTCGTACACGTTCTTTTCAACGGAAAAATTGTTAAAACTGGTGGAAAGGAATTAGCTCTTCAATTAGAAGAAAAAGGATACGATTGGATCAAAGAAGAAGCAGGCGTTGCATAATTTTAATCAGCAATACATATGAGTAAATTGATTAAAGAAGATATAGATAAATTTTTCATCGAGCAATTTCAAGCTTTTGAAAATTCTTTAAACGGAGAAAGTAAAAAGCCTTTACATGCCGAAAGAAAAACTGCCATTGATAAATTCAAAACAGCAGGTTTTCCCCATGCAAAAGATGAAGAATATAAATACAGTAATATAGCTAAGACATTTGGTAGACTTTTTAGTTTAGACAACATGTCAGATGGTGCTTTTTCATTAAGCATCGATGAGGCTTCTAAATATTTTATTCCTGAATTGGATGCTATTCGTTTGGTATTTGTAAACGGTGTTTTAGATGCTAATCTGTCAGATGACTTTAGCTCTCTTCCAAAAGGAGTTCATATTCAGCCAATAAAAATTGCAGCCGATGACTATGCTGAAGATTTTGAAAAGCACTTCAACAAGCACGAAATCGAAGGGTCTGATAATTTTACAGATTTAAATACAGCTTTTACAAATGGCGGAGTATTTGTAAAAATTGATAAAAGCGTAGTGGCTGAAAAGTCAATTGCATGTTATTATTTCAACGATGCGAAAAATGCTGATATAGTAAGTCAACCTAGAAATTTAGTTATAGCTGAAAAGAATAGTCAGGCATCTGTTATAGAATCCTACATTACATTAGGTGAGCACGCTAGTTTTACCAATGCAGTAACTGAAATTGTGGTTGAAGACGATGCAATATTTGACTATTACAAATATCAAAACGAATCGGATAAAGCGATTCAAGTTGGTACAACTATGGTACACCAATTAGGCAAATCAGTTTTTAATGGTGTTACTCTAAGTTTGAATGGTGCTATGTTACGTAACAATCTTAATATAGCTGTATATAAAGAGCATTCTGAAACGAATATGTATGGTTTGTATCTACTGGATGGAAACACACATGTAGATAATCACACAGTAGTAGACCATAAAGTACCTAATTGTGAAAGCAATGAGATGTACAAAGGTATCTTAGACGGCAAGTCTAGAGGTGTATTTAATGGTAAAATCTTTGTTCGTCAGGATGCACAGAAAACAAATGCTTTTCAATCTAATAGAAATGTAGTTTTATCGGATGATGCTGAGGTTGATACTAAGCCTCAATTAGAAATTTGGGCAGATGATGTTCAATGTTCTCATGGTTGTACAGTTGGCCAGCTAGATGCTGATCAATTATTTTACCTAAGAGCAAGAGGTATTGATAAAAAAACTGCTAAATCCATACTTTTAAATGCTTTTGCATCTGATGTATTAAGCAATATTAAAATAGAAGCATTTAGAACGCTAATGGAGAACAAAATTCATGAAAGGCTGTAGTCAATCAATAAATTAAATCATTAAATATATTTTATGAGTGTAGCTTTAGCTTCCAATATTGATATAAATAGTATTAGAAAAGATTTCCCAATCATTGATCAAAAGGTAAATGGGAAACCTCTTATCTATTTTGACAATGCAGCTACCACACAAAAACCCAAATCGGTTATAGAAGCATTATCTGAATACTATAGTTCATATAATGCTAACATACATAGAGGATTACATACTTTAGCTGAAAAGGCAACTACTGCTTTTGAAGATACTCGAAAAGTATTTCAAAAGTTTATTAATGCAAATGAAGTTGAAGAAGTAATTTTTACAAAAGGAACTACAGATAGCATTAATCTAGTAGCTAACGCCTATGGTAGAAAATTTTTAGAGAAAGGTGATGAAATAGTGATTACGGCTATGGAACACCATTCTAATATTGTTCCATGGCAGATGATAGCTGAAGAAAAAGGAGCTGTATTAAAAATTATACCTGTTAATAAGAAGGGTGAAATATCACTAGATGATGTAAAAGCTACTGTTAATAAGAATACCAAAATTGTAGCAGTAGTTTACGCTTCCAATTCATTGGGAACTGTTAATCCTGTTAAAGAGATTGCAAAAATAGCCCATGATCATGATGCAGTAATGCTTGTAGATGGGGCTCAAGCCTCCTCTCATTGTATAGTTGATGTTCAGGATTTGGATTGTGATTTTTATGCTACTTCTGGCCATAAAATGTATGGGCCAACAGGTTGCGGGATTCTATATGGTAAAAGAGCTATTTTAGAAGAAATGAATCCTTATCAAGGTGGTGGTGAAATGATCAATAATGTATCATTTGAAAAAACTACTTATAATGATATTCCATATAAGTTTGAAGCTGGCACACCTAATATTGCAGATGTAGTAGCACTAAAAAAAGCTGCAGAATACATCAATAATATTGGAAAAGATAATATCATGGCACATGAAAAGGCATTAACAGCCCACGCTCATGAAAGATTATCCGAAATACCAGGCATTAACTTTTATGGAACAGCTGATGATAAAGTAAGCGTTGTTTCATTCACTATCGATAATCTACACCCTTATGATGCAGGTCTTATGTTAGATGCTAAGGGGATTGCAGTCAGAACAGGTCATCATTGTACGCAACCCTTAATGGAGCATTTCGGAATTGATGGAACAATTAGAGCTTCCTTTTCTGTTTACAATACGATAGATGAAATAGATTTTTTTGTAGATTCTTTAAAAGATATAGTAGCAAAATTTAGCTAAATTATATTCAATGTCTGATCAATCAATTAATACGAGACAAGACGACATCATTGAAAAATTCTCCATGTTAGATGGAGATATGGAAATGATGATAGGTTATTTAATGGAGCTAGGCGAAAAGCTTCCTGAAATGCCTGAAGAAATAAAAACGGAAGATAATATTGTAAAAGGTTGTCAATCAAAAGTTTGGTTAACCGCTGAAGAAAATGATGGTAATCTTAGCTTTCAAGCCGATAGTAATACAGCGATTACTAAAGGATTGGTAAGTTTATTAGTGTCTATATTAAACAATAGTGCAATAGATGATATTTTAAATGCTGATTTATATTTTGTTAATAAAATTGGTATGAATAGGTTTATTGGTACGCAAAGGTCTAATGGTTTTTTAGCTATGATTAAGCAAATCAAAATGTTTGCACTAGCGTATAAAACCAAATTAGAAAATGAAGCTTAAACAATAGCATTATGGCTGAAGAAACAAAATTCGAAAAGAAATCGGAAATACCTAATTTAAGAGATAAGGTTCTAGAGGCTTTAAAATCAGTTTATGACCCTGAAATTCCAGTGGACATTTACGAATTAGGATTAATATATGAGGTGAATGTATACCCAGTTAATAATGTATACATTTTAATGACTTTAACCTCTCCTTCTTGCCCAGCAGCAGAGGATATCCCTAGCGAAGTCGAAATGAAAGTGAGAGCCATTGAAGGAATCAGTGATGTAAAGGTTGAATTAACTTTCGATCCACCTTATACTCAAGAAATGATGAGTGAAGCTGCAAAGCTTGAATTAGGCTTTATGTAATTAATAAAAAGTAGAATAATCTAATATTTAAAATAATAAATTCATAATATATGTATCCTGAAGAATTAGTAGCACCAATGCGTGCAGATTTAACGGAAGTTGGTTTTGAAGAATTCAAAACAGCTGACCAGGTAGTGGAACACCTTAAAGATCATAAAGGAACTTCTTTAATGGTTATAAACTCAGTATGTGGTTGTGCAGCAGGTGCAGCAAGACCAGGTGTTAAGTGGGCAGTACAACAAAGCCCTAAAAAACCTGATAATTTAACAACTGTATTTGCTGGTGTTGATCAGGAAGCGGTTGCTAAAGCAAGAGAATTAACTGCTCCATACCCACCATCATCTCCATCAATTGCTTTATTTAAAGATGGTGAGTTGGTTCATTTTGTGGAGAGACACCATATTGAAGGTAGAACTGCTGAAATGATTGGAAATCATTTGGTTCAAGTATTCGAAGAGTATTGTTAATAATATAATCTAGCATCTAGATTACTAAACAAAAAAGGGGTAATGAATTAAGTTTCATCACCCCTTTTTGTATTTAAGATAATATTGAGATTAATTAGGTTTTACTTATACTTTGCAGGTATTTTTCTAGCTTGAGTTGCCTTTTCAAATGCATAAGCATATGCTAATAATTTCTGCTCTGAAAACGGTTCTGCTATAAATGTCAATCCTTTAGGTTGCCCATTTTCCTCGTAGCCCATAGGTACTGTTAATGCAGGATAATGTGCTACAGCAGCATAACCTGCTGTCCAATTATTGATGGATAAAATAGCATCAAGATCATTTTCACTCATCATCGTTTCAAAATACCTTCTTCCTTCGCTCATCAATCGAGTTTTTAAGGTATCAAACTCTGAAGCAGTGGTAGAGTCAGTCACTATTCCTTCAAATCTGGCTTGTCCATAAGGAATTCGTTTTGCTGAATCTTCTTTATTAAAATCCATTACATCCTGAACTGAATTAA is drawn from Marivirga arenosa and contains these coding sequences:
- the sufD gene encoding Fe-S cluster assembly protein SufD; this encodes MSKLIKEDIDKFFIEQFQAFENSLNGESKKPLHAERKTAIDKFKTAGFPHAKDEEYKYSNIAKTFGRLFSLDNMSDGAFSLSIDEASKYFIPELDAIRLVFVNGVLDANLSDDFSSLPKGVHIQPIKIAADDYAEDFEKHFNKHEIEGSDNFTDLNTAFTNGGVFVKIDKSVVAEKSIACYYFNDAKNADIVSQPRNLVIAEKNSQASVIESYITLGEHASFTNAVTEIVVEDDAIFDYYKYQNESDKAIQVGTTMVHQLGKSVFNGVTLSLNGAMLRNNLNIAVYKEHSETNMYGLYLLDGNTHVDNHTVVDHKVPNCESNEMYKGILDGKSRGVFNGKIFVRQDAQKTNAFQSNRNVVLSDDAEVDTKPQLEIWADDVQCSHGCTVGQLDADQLFYLRARGIDKKTAKSILLNAFASDVLSNIKIEAFRTLMENKIHERL
- a CDS encoding aminotransferase class V-fold PLP-dependent enzyme; the encoded protein is MSVALASNIDINSIRKDFPIIDQKVNGKPLIYFDNAATTQKPKSVIEALSEYYSSYNANIHRGLHTLAEKATTAFEDTRKVFQKFINANEVEEVIFTKGTTDSINLVANAYGRKFLEKGDEIVITAMEHHSNIVPWQMIAEEKGAVLKIIPVNKKGEISLDDVKATVNKNTKIVAVVYASNSLGTVNPVKEIAKIAHDHDAVMLVDGAQASSHCIVDVQDLDCDFYATSGHKMYGPTGCGILYGKRAILEEMNPYQGGGEMINNVSFEKTTYNDIPYKFEAGTPNIADVVALKKAAEYINNIGKDNIMAHEKALTAHAHERLSEIPGINFYGTADDKVSVVSFTIDNLHPYDAGLMLDAKGIAVRTGHHCTQPLMEHFGIDGTIRASFSVYNTIDEIDFFVDSLKDIVAKFS
- a CDS encoding SufE family protein codes for the protein MSDQSINTRQDDIIEKFSMLDGDMEMMIGYLMELGEKLPEMPEEIKTEDNIVKGCQSKVWLTAEENDGNLSFQADSNTAITKGLVSLLVSILNNSAIDDILNADLYFVNKIGMNRFIGTQRSNGFLAMIKQIKMFALAYKTKLENEA
- a CDS encoding SUF system Fe-S cluster assembly protein; this encodes MAEETKFEKKSEIPNLRDKVLEALKSVYDPEIPVDIYELGLIYEVNVYPVNNVYILMTLTSPSCPAAEDIPSEVEMKVRAIEGISDVKVELTFDPPYTQEMMSEAAKLELGFM
- a CDS encoding BrxA/BrxB family bacilliredoxin: MYPEELVAPMRADLTEVGFEEFKTADQVVEHLKDHKGTSLMVINSVCGCAAGAARPGVKWAVQQSPKKPDNLTTVFAGVDQEAVAKARELTAPYPPSSPSIALFKDGELVHFVERHHIEGRTAEMIGNHLVQVFEEYC